From the Anoplopoma fimbria isolate UVic2021 breed Golden Eagle Sablefish chromosome 14, Afim_UVic_2022, whole genome shotgun sequence genome, one window contains:
- the zdhhc12b gene encoding palmitoyltransferase ZDHHC12-B: protein MFKNVFGSGFLVRTAHVILTWVITLILFLHDTELRKQEETGQLVQPVLFVLLVLVSVLLYFAVSLMDPGFILSDDSDLQFTLGVTEEQQDMIPPTTKSLRQRRCGHCLLQQPMRSKHCQTCQHCVRRYDHHCPWIENCVGERNHRWFVLYLAVQLLVLLWGLHIAWTGFSYAPSWQLWLRTNGMLLAVAVLVALLSLIVLLLLGSHLYLVSLNTTTWEFMSRHRISYLKHCGADENPFDRGTFNNLWGFFCVWGTVVWEQVYFREGSDQV, encoded by the exons ATGTTCAAAAATGTGTTCGGCTCAGGGTTTCTGGTTAGAACAGCTCATGTGATTTTGACATGGGTCATCACGTTAATACTCTTCCTACATGACACAG AGCTGAGGAAGCAGGAGGAGACGGGCCAGCTCGTGCAACCGGTCCTCTTCGTACTGCTGGTGCTGGTGTCGGTTCTGCTCTATTTCGCTGTCTCTCTGATGGATCCGGGCTTCATCTTGTCTGATGACAGCGATTTACAG TTCACGCTAGGAGTGacggaggagcagcaggacatGATCCCACCCACCACCAAATCTCTGCGACAGCGCCGCTGTGGCCACTGTCTGCTGCAG CAGCCAATGAGATCAAAGCACTGCCAGACGTGTCAGCACTGTGTCCGGCGGTACGACCATCACTGCCCCTGGATCGAGAACTGTGTTGGCGAGAGGAACCACCGCTGGTTTGTGCTTTACCTGGCTGTCcagctgctggtgctgctgtggGGGCTGCACATTGCCTG GACGGGTTTCAGTTACGCCCCCAGCTGGCAGCTGTGGCTGCGTACCAACGGCATGCTGCTGGCCGTGGCCGTGCTGGTGGCTCTGCTCTCGCTGATCGTGCTGCTCCTGCTCGGCTCCCACCTCTACCTGGTGTCTCTCAACACCACCACCTGGGAGTTCATGTCGCGCCACCGCATCTCCTACCTAAAACACTGCGGCGCTGATGAAAACCCCTTCGACCGCGGTACATTCAACAACCTTTGGGGTTTCTTCTGCGTGTGGGGCACAGTGGTGTGGGAACAGGTGTACTTCAGGGAGGGCAGTGACCAGGTCTAG
- the uap1l1 gene encoding UDP-N-acetylhexosamine pyrophosphorylase-like protein 1 has product MLSLKQVKQSLESAGQSHILQFWPELCDEDRHSFLQELSQLDLKGLKDHCEGAARAATSPSASLDQHIEPVPAESIGSVRKSDKESLAVWENEGLLQISENRVGVLLLAGGQGTRLGVQYPKGMYNVGLPSGKTLYQIQAERIHKIRELADRKYDSNCTVPWYIMTSEFTLAPTEKFFKENNYFGLEPANIVMFEQRMIPAVTFDGKVILQGKGKIAMAPDGNGGLYQALVDHKVLEDMKKREVEYLHVYCVDNILVKMADPVFIGFCVSKGADCGAKVVEKANPAEPVGVVCRVQGVSQVVEYSEIQPETAELRGPGGELVYSAGNICNHFFTRAFLQDVAEVYEGQLKQHVAFKKVPFVDTCGNRVKPTKPNGIKMEKFVFDVFPFSRNFVAFEVVREDEFSPLKNADGAATDSPTMARNSLLAQHCRWATAAKATLLDEQGNTLPPTARESAGDNPPAQCEISPLVSYFGEGLEQLLKGRTLPTPLILDEKKARELQAQ; this is encoded by the exons ATGCTTTCCTTGAAACAAGTGAAGCAGAGCTTAGAGAGCGCAGGACAGTCTCACATCCTGCAGTTTTGGCCCGAGCTGTGTGATGAGGACAGACACAGTTTCCTCCAGGAACTTTCCCAGCTGGACCTTAAGGGACTTAAGGATCACTGTGAGGGAGCTGCGAGGGCTGCGACCTCCCCGTCCGCTAGCCTGGATCAACACATAGAGCCTGTCCCCGCAGAGTCCATCGGCAGCGTGAGGAAGAGTGACAAGGAGTCTCTCGCAGTGTGGGAAAATGAAG GGCTTTTGCAAATCTCAGAGAATCGAGTTGGAGTCCTTCTCTTGGCCGGCGGTCAGGGAACCCGTCTTGGTGTTCAGTATCCCAAAGGAATGTATAATGTTGGGCTACCAAGCGGAAAAACATTGTATCAAATCCAGGCAGAGCGTATTCACAAAATCCGGGAGCTGGCCGACAGAAAGTATGACTCAAACTGCACCGTTCCATG GTACATAATGACCAGTGAGTTCACTTTGGCTCCCACTGAGAAGTTCTTCAAGGAAAACAACTACTTTGGTCTGGAGCCAGCAAACATTGTAATGTTTGAGCAAAGGATGATCCCAGCAGTGACCTTTGACGGAAAGGTCATTCTGCAGGGGAAAGGGAAGATAGCCATGGCCCCAG ATGGTAATGGTGGTCTGTACCAGGCGCTGGTGGACCACAAGGTGCTGGAGGACATGAAGAAGAGGGAAGTGGAGTACCTGCATGTGTACTGTGTTGACAACATCCTGGTCAAAATGGCCGACCCTGTGTTTATTGGGTTCTGTGTGAGCAAAGGGGCTGACTGCGGAGCCAAG GTGGTGGAGAAGGCAAACCCTGCTGAGCCAGTTGGCGTGGTTTGCAGGGTGCAAGGCGTCTCCCAGGTAGTGGAGTACAGTGAGATCCAACCAGAGACAGCTGAGCTCCGAGGACCTGGAGGGGAGTTGGTGTACAGTGCTGGAAACATCTGCAATCACTTTTTCACCAGGGCTTTCCTGCAGGATGTAGCTGA GGTTTATGAAGGCCAACTGAAACAACATGTCGCATTCAAGAAAGTACCCTTTGTGGACACATGTGGAAATCGAGTCAAACCCACCAAACCCAATGGCATTAAGATGGAgaaatttgtttttgatgtCTTTCCATTCTCAAG GAACTTTGTTGCGTTTGAGGTTGTGAGGGAGGATGAGTTTTCCCCACTAAAAAATGCAGATGGAGCAGCCACAGACAGCCCAACCATGGCTAGAAACTCTCTGCTGGCCCAACACTGCCGCTGGGCAACGGCCGCAAAAGCCACGCTGTTAGATGAACAAGGGAATACCCTTCCTCCTACAGCCAG GGAATCAGCAGGGGACAACCCTCCAGCACAATGTGAGATTTCACCACTGGTCTCCTACTTTGGTGAG GGCCTGGAGCAGCTGCTCAAAGGGAGGACACTGCCAACTCCTCTCATTCTGGATGAAAAAAAGGCCAGAGAGCTGCAGGCTCAGTAG